One stretch of Tepidibacter hydrothermalis DNA includes these proteins:
- the rpmJ gene encoding 50S ribosomal protein L36: protein MKVRPSVKPMCEKCKVIKRKGRVMVICENPKHKQKQG, encoded by the coding sequence GTGAAAGTTAGACCGTCTGTAAAACCAATGTGTGAAAAATGTAAGGTTATAAAAAGAAAAGGAAGAGTAATGGTTATCTGTGAAAATCCTAAACATAAACAAAAACAAGGTTAA
- the rpsM gene encoding 30S ribosomal protein S13 has product MARIAGVDLPRDKRAEIGLTYIFGIGKTTSNQILEKAGIDANIRIKDLTEEEVNTLRKLIDSDQLVEGDLRREIALNIKRLRDIKCYRGIRHMRGLPLRGQKTKTNARTRKGPRKTVSRKKKK; this is encoded by the coding sequence ATGGCAAGAATTGCTGGGGTAGACTTACCAAGAGACAAAAGAGCAGAAATAGGCTTAACTTATATATTTGGTATAGGTAAAACGACTTCTAACCAAATACTTGAAAAAGCTGGCATAGATGCTAATATAAGAATAAAAGATTTAACTGAAGAAGAAGTAAATACATTAAGAAAATTAATAGACTCTGATCAACTTGTTGAAGGAGATTTAAGAAGAGAGATCGCCTTAAACATAAAGAGACTTAGAGACATTAAATGTTATAGAGGTATTCGTCATATGAGAGGACTTCCATTAAGAGGTCAAAAGACTAAGACAAATGCTAGAACGAGAAAAGGACCGAGAAAGACTGTATCTCGTAAGAAGAAAAAATAG
- the rpsK gene encoding 30S ribosomal protein S11: protein MAKPKKKATRVRRKERKNIERGHAHIQSTFNNTIITLTDVHGNAISWASAGQLGFKGSRKATPFAAQMAAETASKGAMEHGLKTVEVFVKGPGPGREAAIRSLQAAGLDVTMIKDVTPIPHNGCRPPKRRRV, encoded by the coding sequence ATGGCTAAACCTAAAAAGAAAGCTACACGTGTTAGAAGAAAAGAGCGTAAAAATATAGAACGTGGTCATGCTCATATTCAGTCAACTTTCAATAATACGATAATTACATTAACTGATGTTCACGGAAATGCAATTTCATGGGCTAGTGCAGGACAATTAGGATTCAAAGGATCTAGAAAAGCTACTCCATTTGCAGCACAAATGGCTGCAGAAACAGCTTCTAAAGGAGCTATGGAGCACGGATTAAAGACAGTAGAGGTATTTGTAAAAGGACCAGGACCAGGACGTGAAGCAGCTATAAGATCATTACAAGCTGCAGGACTTGACGTTACTATGATAAAAGACGTTACTCCAATACCACACAATGGTTGTAGACCGCCAAAGAGAAGAAGAGTGTAA
- the rpsD gene encoding 30S ribosomal protein S4 → MARYTGAVCRLCRREGMKLFLKGDRCYTDKCAINKRNYAPGQHGQGRKKVSNYGLQLREKQKVKRIYGVLETQFRNLYEKAEKMPGITGENLLSLLERRLDNTVYRMGLASSRKEARQLVRHGHFSLNGHKANVPSMIMQVGDVIAVKDNSKSSAKFKALVENSTRVAPKWIDASIEKMEAKITALPVREDVDLEIAEHLIVELYSK, encoded by the coding sequence ATGGCAAGATATACAGGTGCAGTATGTAGACTATGCCGTAGAGAAGGAATGAAGTTATTCCTTAAAGGCGATAGATGCTATACAGATAAATGTGCTATAAATAAAAGAAACTATGCGCCAGGTCAACATGGACAGGGAAGAAAAAAAGTTTCTAACTATGGATTACAATTAAGAGAAAAGCAAAAAGTTAAGAGAATATATGGAGTTCTAGAAACTCAATTCAGAAACCTTTATGAAAAGGCTGAAAAAATGCCAGGAATAACAGGTGAAAACTTACTTAGCTTATTAGAGAGAAGACTTGACAACACTGTTTATAGAATGGGACTTGCTTCTTCAAGAAAAGAAGCTAGACAATTAGTAAGACATGGACATTTTTCATTAAATGGACATAAAGCTAATGTACCTTCTATGATAATGCAAGTTGGAGATGTTATAGCTGTTAAAGATAACTCTAAATCTTCAGCTAAATTCAAAGCACTAGTTGAAAACTCTACAAGAGTTGCTCCTAAGTGGATTGATGCAAGCATAGAAAAGATGGAAGCTAAGATAACTGCTTTACCAGTAAGAGAAGATGTAGATTTAGAAATAGCAGAGCACTTAATCGTAGAGCTTTACTCTAAGTAA
- a CDS encoding DNA-directed RNA polymerase subunit alpha has translation MIEIEKPRIEICEISEDNRYGKFIVEPLERGYGITVGNALRRILLSSLPGVAVTSIKIDGVLHEFSTIPGVKEDVTEIMLALKELSAEIDGEGSRTLKIEAQGEGVITGKDIICPPDVEILSKDLRIATLDTNAKFNMEINVDKGRGYVPAENNKTENMPIGVIPVDSIYTPVEKVSYKVENTRVGQITDYDKLIFEVWTNGSINPQEGISLGAKILVEHLNLFINLTEHVGNVEIMVEKEEDKKEKVLEMTIEELDLSVRSYNCLKRAGINSVEELSSKSEEDMMKVRNLGKKSLEEVIQKLEELELGLKPSED, from the coding sequence ATGATTGAAATAGAAAAGCCTAGAATAGAAATTTGCGAAATAAGCGAAGATAATAGATATGGTAAATTTATCGTAGAACCTCTAGAAAGAGGATACGGAATTACTGTAGGAAACGCATTAAGAAGAATATTACTTTCTTCACTTCCAGGAGTTGCTGTTACTTCTATAAAAATAGATGGAGTACTTCATGAGTTCTCTACTATACCGGGTGTAAAAGAAGATGTAACAGAAATAATGCTTGCTTTAAAAGAATTATCTGCTGAGATAGATGGAGAAGGTAGTAGAACATTGAAAATAGAAGCTCAGGGTGAGGGTGTAATAACTGGTAAAGATATTATATGTCCTCCTGATGTAGAGATATTAAGTAAGGATTTACGTATAGCAACTTTAGATACAAATGCTAAATTTAACATGGAAATAAATGTAGACAAAGGAAGAGGTTACGTTCCAGCTGAAAACAATAAAACTGAGAACATGCCTATTGGTGTAATTCCTGTTGACTCTATATATACTCCAGTTGAAAAAGTAAGTTATAAAGTTGAAAATACAAGAGTAGGCCAAATAACAGATTATGATAAATTAATATTTGAAGTTTGGACTAACGGAAGTATAAATCCTCAAGAGGGAATCTCTCTTGGTGCTAAGATATTAGTAGAACACTTAAACTTATTCATCAACCTTACAGAGCATGTTGGAAATGTTGAAATAATGGTGGAAAAAGAAGAAGATAAAAAAGAGAAAGTTTTAGAGATGACTATCGAAGAACTTGATCTTTCTGTTAGATCGTATAATTGCTTAAAGAGAGCAGGTATAAATTCTGTTGAAGAATTAAGCAGTAAAAGCGAAGAAGACATGATGAAAGTTAGAAACTTAGGTAAAAAGTCATTAGAAGAGGTTATTCAAAAACTTGAAGAGCTTGAACTAGGACTTAAGCCGAGTGAAGACTAA